From the Caldanaerovirga acetigignens genome, the window GTCGGTGACGTGCGTCACACCGTAGGTGCTTCCGAGGACTATCTCCCGGAAGAAGCCCGTAATTTTGCTTAGCAATGTTATCATCATTACGACGATCGTTGCTTTTTTGTAGCTTATTTTTGTTTCCATGTTTCGTACCTCTTTATGAATCTTACTTCTTGAAATTAATGTTCGTTAACTTTTACCTTCTTTTATAAAAAGTTCTACTAAAAATGCAAAATTCCTTTCCTTGAATTTTTAATCAATTGTAATTCCACAGTATCGAATTTATTATTTTTTTCACAAAGAAGGAATTTTTTGATATTAAACAGAAATTATTAATATCGAACACAAGTAAACAATCATTAAATGCTAAATCGAACAAATTTGAACACGGAGGTCAAAAATGCTCACACTAGAACGCCGTAAGAAAATTTTGCAATGGATAAAACAAAACGGCAGGGCCGAAGTGGGAGAACTCGCCGCAACTTTCGGTGTGTCTCCCATGACCATAAGACGCGATTTGAGGCACTTGGAGGAAGAAGGCCATCTTCTGCGGGCAAGGGGCGGTGCATTGGCCAGAGATTCATTTATCGATGAAGTCCCCTATCGGTCAAAAGTAAGTGCAAATATCGAACTCAAGCAACTAATCGCAGAAAAAGCGTGTTCCCTTATCAAAGACGGCGACTCTGTGATACTCGATGCCGGATCCACTACTCTGGAGATTGCAAAATGTCTAAAAAAGACTTGCAAAAATCTAACTGTGGTGACGAACGATTTGAATATAGCCCTCGAATTGGCCGACATCGCAAATATCAATGTATTCACAACAGGAGGCAAAGTCCAACCCGGGTTATACTGCCTCCTGGGTGAAGAAGCTATCAATTTTATAAAATCTATAAATGTAAATATCGCGTTCCTTGGTGCAGCAGCTATCGATTCGGATTTAGAGTTATACACTCCTACGCTGGAAAAAGCCCACCTCAAAAGAACTATGATAACTTCCGCCGCAAAATCGGTGGTAGTGGCAGACCATACCAAATTCGGTCACAGAGCTTTCGCAAAAGTATGCAGCATTGATGCTGTGGATGCCCTCATTACCGACGACGGAATAGGTGAAGAATTAAAAACTAAAGTGGAAGACCTCAAGATTGAGGTAATTTTGTGTCCGGCAAAATCATACGTAAAAAATGGGAAAGGAGGATAAATCAGATGGCAAATTTCGCGGTAATAGCCGACGATTTAACCGGCAGCAACGCTACGGGGGCACTCCTGGCCGGTTCTGGCTTTAAAGTTGTCACACTAATAAACTATGAAAACCTTGAGATTTTTAATTTCGAAACATACGACGGAGTTATTGTCAACACTTCTAGCAGGAGCATCGACAAAACCGAGGCTTTAAACCGAGTCAGAACTTGCGCTTCTTTCATGTATAAAAAGGGAATAAGATATTTTGGAAAGCGAATCGACAGTACCATAAGGGGTAACCTTGGCGCCGAAATAGAGGGAATCCTCACGGGTCTAGAATCTGAGTACATAGCCGCTGTTGTCCCTGCATACCCACGCTCAGGTCGTATTGTAGTAGGGGATTATCTCCTTGTAAACGGATTACCTGTAGATCGGACAGAAGCTGCCCGGGACCCGAAAAACCCCGTAAAGGTTTCGGACGTACTGGAGGTCATAAAGGAACAGACCGCCATGCCTGCCTGTCACATCTCCTTAGGGACGATTCTGAAAGGTCCCGAAGCTATAGCCGAAAATATAAGGCATGCAGTAGACTCAGGCAAAAAAATTATCATTTTCGATGCGGTAAGCGACGATGACATCGCCGATATAGCACTGGGCCTTCATAGGTCGCGGGTAAAAGCAGTAACTGTAGACCCGGGGCCTTTTACACAAAATTATTTTTCACTTGTCATTCAAAATGGTGACAGGCATATTGAGGGCAAAGTAATGGTAATATCCGCCAGCACTACGCCTTTAACACGAAGCCAGCTTGGCTACTTGCAAAAGGAATATAAAGCCGAATTTTTAAACATCGATGGAAATTTACTTCTAGATGAAAAAGCAAGGGAAGATTATTTGCTGTATACGGCAGATAAAATATATGACATCGGCGTAAAAAACAACATCTTCGGGCTGAGGGTTGCTGAAAAGGAAGAGATGCTGATTGACCTGAACGCGGAAGCCCAACGTCGAAACACCACCGCAGATTTTCTTTCGATAAGGATAAATAGTGCCCTTGCCCAAATAGCCAAAAAAGTACTAGAAAAGGGAATCCCAAATCTCAAGGGTGTTTACATCACGGGCGGTGACATGACCGTAGCTTTCTGCCAGGAAGTAGGGGCTCTTGCCGTAGAAGTTTCAGGAGATGTGCTTCCACTGGCGGCCTATGGAACTCTCGTTGGCGGTGACTTTGACGGCCTCAAAATCGTGACAAAGGGAGGCCTCGTGGGAAATACGGAAAGCGCTGCAAAATGCGTTGAATTTCTTCTGAAATAGATAACTTTCAAGAGAAGGAGTGAAGTATCTTGCAAAAAAGACCTCTAATTGCAATTACCGCAGGAGATCCTGCCGGCGTCGGCCCAGAAATTGTCGTAAAAGCCCTGTCCAATAAAGAACTATACGAAAAAGTTAAGCCGGTTGTAATATGTTCTAAAAACATCATTGAGAAAGCTTTAGAAATAACAAAGGTGAAGATGGACGTTTGTCCTGTAGAAATCGACGCACTTAACCGACTGGGCGAAAAAGACTTTTCTTTCGATAAAGTTTTCCTAATAGATTTGAAAAATGCAAGTAACGATATCCCCTTCGGTAAAATATCTGCGGAAGCGGGTAAAGCTGCCTTTGAATACATTAAAAAAGCTGTACAGCTTGGGATGGCAGGACTTATAGACGGTGTAGCAACCGCCCCGATAAACAAGGAGGCAATTCATGTTGCGGGCATTGATTTCATCGGTCACACGGAGATGTTTGCAGAACTAACCAACAGCCCCGATGTCTTAACAATGTTCCAGGTAAGAAACCTCCGCATATTTTTCCTCACCCGGCATCTTTCGCTGATTAAGGCATGTTCCATGGTGAAGCTGGAGAATATCTACAAGACTCTCGTCAGCTGCCATAAAGCGCTGCAGACACTGGGCATAGAAAGTCCTTCAATTGCTGTGGCAGCCTTAAACCCACACGTAGGTGAAGGAGGGCTATTCGGAGACGAGGAGGTGAAAGAGATAATTCCGGCCGTTGAGAAGGCTAAAGCTGAAGGCATAAATGCAGTGGGTCCTGTTCCAGCGGATTCGGTCTTCTACCTTGCAAACCTGGGCCGTTTTGACGCCGTGCTCTCGCTATATCACGACCAGGGACACATAGCCGCTAAAATGCTGGATTTTGAGAGAACCGTAAGCGTAACCATCGGCCTTCCGTTTATAAGGACTTCGGTTGACCACGGCACAGCCTTCGATATTGCCGGGAAGGGAATTGCAAGTTCAGTAAGCATGGAAGAAGCCATAAAGGTTGCGGGGGACTACGCTTTTTTGGTTAAAAACAAAGGTAAATAGTAACGGGAGGGTGAATTTAATGAACGGCGTTTCTGGAATTCAGATGATACTGAGCCTCATTATCGGTGTCTCCGTCTTGGTTTTCCTCATAATTAAAGACAAAAATCCATGCCTTCTCCGCCCTCATCATTGCAGCATTATTAACGGGTTTGATTGGCGGTATGCCGCCAGCCGTGGGTGACGTAAACGTGGCAAAATCTATAACCACCGGCTTTGGCAATACTCTAAGCAGCATAGGTATAGTCATCGGTTTTGGCGTGTTATGATAGGAAGATTGCTTGAAGTACCTGGCGCTGCGGAGCGCATGGCCTATACATTTTTGAAGTACTTAGGCAGAGGAAAGGAAGAATGGGCATTAGCTGCCAGTGGATATGTAATATCTACGTAATATCTATACCCATATTTTGTGATTTGGGTTTTGTTATTCTTTCTCCTTTGACAAAGGCCCTTTCCATGAAAACTCGAAAGTCCGTGCTGACCCTTGGTGTGGCCTTGGCTATTGGTCTTGTAGCTACCCATCAGGCGGTTCCACCGACCCCTGGTCCTTTAGAGCAGTAGCAGGAATTTTTAAAGTCCAGGTCTTTTATTCTCAATTCCAATTACAGTAGCAGGGGTACTCTATGCCCAATGGCTCGGGAAAAAATATACCAA encodes:
- the pdxA gene encoding 4-hydroxythreonine-4-phosphate dehydrogenase PdxA translates to MQKRPLIAITAGDPAGVGPEIVVKALSNKELYEKVKPVVICSKNIIEKALEITKVKMDVCPVEIDALNRLGEKDFSFDKVFLIDLKNASNDIPFGKISAEAGKAAFEYIKKAVQLGMAGLIDGVATAPINKEAIHVAGIDFIGHTEMFAELTNSPDVLTMFQVRNLRIFFLTRHLSLIKACSMVKLENIYKTLVSCHKALQTLGIESPSIAVAALNPHVGEGGLFGDEEVKEIIPAVEKAKAEGINAVGPVPADSVFYLANLGRFDAVLSLYHDQGHIAAKMLDFERTVSVTIGLPFIRTSVDHGTAFDIAGKGIASSVSMEEAIKVAGDYAFLVKNKGK
- a CDS encoding DeoR/GlpR family DNA-binding transcription regulator, which gives rise to MLTLERRKKILQWIKQNGRAEVGELAATFGVSPMTIRRDLRHLEEEGHLLRARGGALARDSFIDEVPYRSKVSANIELKQLIAEKACSLIKDGDSVILDAGSTTLEIAKCLKKTCKNLTVVTNDLNIALELADIANINVFTTGGKVQPGLYCLLGEEAINFIKSINVNIAFLGAAAIDSDLELYTPTLEKAHLKRTMITSAAKSVVVADHTKFGHRAFAKVCSIDAVDALITDDGIGEELKTKVEDLKIEVILCPAKSYVKNGKGG
- a CDS encoding four-carbon acid sugar kinase family protein, yielding MANFAVIADDLTGSNATGALLAGSGFKVVTLINYENLEIFNFETYDGVIVNTSSRSIDKTEALNRVRTCASFMYKKGIRYFGKRIDSTIRGNLGAEIEGILTGLESEYIAAVVPAYPRSGRIVVGDYLLVNGLPVDRTEAARDPKNPVKVSDVLEVIKEQTAMPACHISLGTILKGPEAIAENIRHAVDSGKKIIIFDAVSDDDIADIALGLHRSRVKAVTVDPGPFTQNYFSLVIQNGDRHIEGKVMVISASTTPLTRSQLGYLQKEYKAEFLNIDGNLLLDEKAREDYLLYTADKIYDIGVKNNIFGLRVAEKEEMLIDLNAEAQRRNTTADFLSIRINSALAQIAKKVLEKGIPNLKGVYITGGDMTVAFCQEVGALAVEVSGDVLPLAAYGTLVGGDFDGLKIVTKGGLVGNTESAAKCVEFLLK